The proteins below come from a single Sorghum bicolor cultivar BTx623 chromosome 4, Sorghum_bicolor_NCBIv3, whole genome shotgun sequence genomic window:
- the LOC8076227 gene encoding zinc finger protein ZAT1, giving the protein MAKNTCKLCSRRFASPRALAGHMRSHSIARAQAAAAAAKQQISSASSASTSFAAVADEDVGLKTPAASTYGLRENPKRSLRVADAAFSDRESEAESTPPHAKRVNAAPVWGEPEPASSLSEVSTPEDVALSLMMLSRDSWPSAVLAEDDGSDDGSDDGYAPPPAPPLPRAPTPAPPPVEKRTQFMCVACKKVFRSYQALGGHRASNVRGGRGGCCAPPVAPTPAPAPAPPLQPQPPLSPLPEHRDGDGDEDEDMDMDAKQQPRECPHCYRVFPSGQALGGHKRSHVCGAAAAASSLAGTGTATATASTTSPAATPPSPINNCPCMIDLNVAPPSEDAELSAVSDPHFNPGA; this is encoded by the coding sequence ATGGCGAAGAACACATGCAAGCTCTGCTCCCGCCGCTTCGCCAGCCCCCGCGCTCTCGCCGGGCACATGCGCTCTCATTCCATCGCCAGAgctcaggcggcggcggcggccgcgaagCAGCAGATCTCCTCGGCGTCCTCCGCGTCGACCTccttcgccgccgtcgccgacgaGGACGTCGGCCTCAAGACGCCCGCCGCGTCCACCTACGGGCTCCGTGAGAATCCGAAGCGCAGCCTTCGCGTGGCCGATGCTGCCTTCTCGGATCGCGAGAGCGAGGCCGAGTCCACCCCGCCGCACGCCAAGCGCGTGAACGCCGCGCCCGTCTGGGGCGAGCCCGAACCGGCGAGCTCGCTGTCAGAGGTCTCGACCCCGGAGGACGTGGCGCTATCCCTCATGATGCTCTCCCGCGACTCCTGGCCGTCGGCCGTGCTCGCCGAGGACGACGGCTCCGACGACGGGAGTGACGACGGCTACGCGCCGCCCCCCGCGCCACCACTCCCGCGGGCCCCGACGCCGGCGCCGCCACCGGTGGAGAAGCGGACGCAGTTCATGTGCGTCGCGTGCAAGAAGGTGTTCCGCTCCTACCAGGCGCTCGGCGGCCACCGCGCCAGCAACGTGCGCGGCGGCAGGGGCGGCTGCTGCGCGCCTCCCGTGGCCCCGACCCCGGCCCCAGCTCCGGCTCCTCCCCTGCAGCCCCAGCCACCGCTGTCGCCATTGCCGGAGCACCgtgacggggacggggacgaggacgaggacatgGATATGGATGCAAAGCAGCAGCCGCGCGAGTGCCCCCACTGCTACCGCGTGTTCCCCTCGGGGCAGGCTCTCGGGGGCCACAAGAGGTCCCATGTgtgtggcgccgccgccgcggcgtcgTCCCTTGCCGGCACGGGCACCGcaaccgccaccgcctccaccacctcACCCGCTGCCACTCCTCCGTCCCCGATCAACAACTGTCCCTGCATGATCGATCTGAACGTGGCGCCGCCGTCCGAGGATGCGGAGCTGTCTGCCGTGTCAGATCCCCACTTCAATCCAGGCGCTTGA
- the LOC110434849 gene encoding uncharacterized protein LOC110434849 has product MAEEVMPADDLVFPRLDGGYGAADNEVAGSEPSGFIPASQVLAQQRSTLRWTEPMSAFVLRQMCQLITTGVRTDKGFKEVHLNKVAKALQEFCGNEVSGTQVYNHLRKWRQRWVKLSKLRDLSGAQWDDDNCMIVLEEEHYNGHTKDHPKDAEFLNKPIQHYKEMVIIFGNGQATGKFAMGSNEPLGTPSDCAESSLKTEATEILNSGKTDTVDATKTEGVVGNKRKRSLLAEEDVVLFSGMSEAVKDVTSAIRSTKVEDCHTDLYGAIMFIPGFTEEALMHAYGHLLDNKALGTSFVQWSDSHRVLWLRTHLAKHYYI; this is encoded by the exons ATGGCTGAGGAGGTGATGCCTGCTGATGACCTTGTCTTTCCTAGACTGGATGGTGGGTATGGTGCTGCTGACAATGAGGTTGCTGGGAGTGAACCATCCGGTTTCATTCCAGCTTCACAGGTCCTGGCTCAGCAGAGGAGTACTCTGAGGTGGACTGAACCCATGTCTGCATTTGTACTGCGCCAGATGTGTCAACTCATTACCACTGGTGTGAGGACTGACAAGGGCTTCAAAGAAGTGCACCTTAACAAGGTTGCCAAGGCCCTGCAAGAGTTTTGTGGCAATGAGGTTAGCGGTACTCAGGTGTACAATCACTTGAGAAAGTGGAGACAGAGGTGGGTTAAACTGTCCAAGCTGAGGGACCTTAGTGGTGCTCAATGGGATGATGACAACTGCATGATTGTTCTTGAGGAAGAGCACTACAATGGCCATACCAAG GACCACCCCAAGGATGCTGAATTTCTCAACAAGCCCATACAACACTACAAGGAGATGGTGATCATTTTTGGCAATGGTCAAGCAACAGGCAAGTTTGCTATGGGCTCTAATGAGCCACTTGGCACACCATCAGATTGTGCTGAGAGCTCACTGAAGACTGAGGCAACTGAGATCCTCAATAGTGGAAAGACAGACACAGTTGATGCAACCAAGACTGAGGGTGTAGTTGGCAATAAGAGGAAGAGATCACTGCTGGCAGAAGAAGATGTGGTCTTGTTCAGTGGCATGTCAGAGGCAGTCAAGGACGTTACAAGTGCTATTAGGTCCACCAAGGTTGAGGATTGCCACACTGACCTGTATGGAGCTATCATGTTTATTCCAGGCTTCACTGAAGAAGCACTCATGCATGCTTATGGCCACCTCCTAGACAACAAGGCATTGGGCACTTCATTTGTGCAGTGGTCTGACTCTCACCGTGTGCTGTGGCTTAGGACCCACTTGGCCAAGCACTACTACATATGA
- the LOC8076228 gene encoding uncharacterized protein LOC8076228 yields the protein MAMVMESQQPLAPPMPVVRAPPLPPPPPPPPLPPPPQAYKHRCRVCKKGFMCGRALGGHMRAHGVTEVDGLSADDDDDLDDDAGPFGGAWDSTEAAAAATTTTKRMYSLRTNAGRHKNCRVCENCGKEFTSWKSLLDHGRCSYDRKKDDLNIAGTDIDGEDEEDLTLAAGGWSKGKRTRRTKVIVVDNGPQTDEPLPVPATSREEEDLANCLVMLASSRGDMQPRAVVDVQKQQHASTSKDERASAGKDEQRFLVPPQPISMLPPTVPQFKFLAPPQVMPSPPVISRGLFECKACKKVFTSHQALGGHRASHKKVKGCFAAKLEESSRNNDSPQPSAASSNDNVNKQVVVEAIPAIVDTTESSNGVDGNAEVNNMLLNGRTTAVVAATSAPEMANTVMQVDEAPSSSTTVSPLKKKGKVHECSICHRVFMSGQALGGHKRCHWLTTGAAGGDPTVVAKLQPFAPHQDHHVMHAAMCQQLTLGPPTMYGTSDSCLDLNVPMNQSADPAATRQAAGINESMLSLNAPASLYMHSWTGHTNNDASNMHNDTAATSGHCDLPEATAATEDEADSTSAKRAKISDLKDMNMAGETSPWLQVGIALPSETTNERLLKPKG from the coding sequence ATGGCGATGGTTATGGAGAGCCAGCAGCCGCTGGCGCCGCCGATGCCGGTGGTCCGGGCGCCGCccctgcctcctcctcctccccctccgccGCTGCCGCCACCTCCGCAGGCGTACAAGCACCGCTGCAGGGTGTGCAAGAAGGGGTTCATGTGCGGGCGCGCGCTGGGCGGCCACATGCGGGCGCACGGCGTTACCGAAGTCGACGGGCTcagcgccgacgacgacgacgacctcgacGATGACGCGGGCCCCTTTGGCGGCGCATGGGACTctacggaggcggcggcggcggcgacgacgacgacgaagcgCATGTACTCGCTCCGCACCAACGCGGGCCGGCACAAGAATTGCAGGGTGTGCGAGAACTGTGGCAAGGAGTTCACGTCGTGGAAATCGTTGCTGGATCACGGCAGGTGCAGCTACGATCGGAAGAAGGACGACCTCAATATCGCCGGCACTGACATCGATGGCGAAGATGAGGAGGACCTAACATTGGCAGCCGGCGGATGGTCGAAAGGGAAACGTACACGCCGGACAAAGGTGATCGTTGTGGACAATGGTCCACAAACTGATGAGCCGCTGCCGGTGCCGGCCACCTCaagggaggaggaggacctcGCCAACTGTCTCGTCATGCTCGCATCATCGCGTGGTGACATGCAGCCACGAGCTGTTGTCGATGTCCAAAAACAACAGCACGCATCGACGAGCAAGGACGAGCGCGCCTCGGCAGGCAAAGATGAGCAGAGATTTCTTGTGCCACCGCAACCAATCTCTATGTTACCACCTACCGTACCACAGTTCAAGTTCCTGGCGCCACCACAAGTGATGCCATCGCCGCCTGTCATATCTCGTGGATTATTTGAGTGCAAGGCATGTAAGAAGGTGTTCACATCTCACCAGGCTCTCGGCGGCCACCGTGCCAGccacaaaaaggtcaaaggatgTTTCGCGGCCAAGCTAGAAGAGAGCAGCCGCAATAACGATTCCCCGCAACCCAGCGCAGCGTCTTCCAATGACAACGTCAACAAGCAGGTCGTCGTCGAAGCCATTCCTGCCATCGTCGACACCACGGAATCATCGAATGGTGTCGATGGCAACGCGGAAGTCAACAACATGCTGCTAAATGGTAGAACCACCGCGGTTGTCGCGGCCACCTCTGCGCCAGAAATGGCTAATACTGTCATGCAGGTCGACGAGGCGCCCTCATCCTCCACCACCGTCTCACCCTTGAAGAAGAAGGGGAAGGTGCACGAGTGCTCCATCTGCCACCGCGTCTTCATGTCGGGGCAAGCGCTCGGCGGCCACAAGCGGTGCCACTGGCTCACGACGGGGGCCGCCGGCGGGGACCCGACGGTGGTCGCCAAGCTTCAGCCCTTCGCTCCTCATCAAGATCATCACGTCATGCACGCCGCCATGTGCCAGCAGCTCACGCTGGGTCCTCCGACGATGTATGGCACGTCGGATTCGTGTCTTGACCTCAACGTGCCCATGAATCAATCTGCAGATCCAGCCGCCACGAGACAAGCAGCCGGGATCAACGAAAGCATGCTGAGCCTGAATGCACCGGCGTCGCTGTACATGCACTCATGGACTGGACATACCAACAACGACGCGAGCAACATGCACAACGACACGGCGGCGACAAGTGGTCACTGCGACTTGCCGGAGGCCACCGCCGCCACCGAGGATGAAGCGGACAGTACGAGTGCCAAGCGAGCCAAGATCAGTGACCTCAAGGACATGAACATGGCTGGGGAGACCTCGCCGTGGCTGCAAGTTGGCATTGCCCTACCGTCCGAGACGACCAACGAGAGACTGCTCAAGCCTAAAGGCtag
- the LOC8073951 gene encoding expansin-B11, whose product MAKSYTFLFGALVVLALLVSPIACSRKLAKPNKHKPTHKPAARVVAPRSNYTSTPSASDAYGSGGWLSAGATYYGAPNGDGSDGGACGYQTAVGQRPFSSMIAAGSPSLFKGGKGCGACYEVKCDSNAACSGQPATVVITDECPGGVCLAEAAHFDMSGTSMGAMAKPGMADRLRAAGILKIQYKRVPCKYSGVNIAFRVDQGSNPFYLEVLVEFEDGDGDLSAVDLMEAGCGTWTPMVQNWGALWRYNSNTGKALKAPFSLRLTSDSGKVLVANNVIPAGWNPGATYRSLVNYS is encoded by the exons ATGGCGAAATCTTACACCTTCCTGTTCGGTGCACTGGTCGTCCTCGCGCTTCTAGTGAGCCCCATTGCTTGCTCCCGCAAGCTCGCCAAGCCGAACAAACACAAGCCCACCCACAAGCCGGCTGCCAGGGTCGTCGCGCCCCGCAGCAACTACACCTCCACCCCCTCGGCGTCCGACGCATACGGCTCCGGCGGCTGGCTGTCTGCCGGCGCGACGTACTACGGCGCCCCAAACGGCGACGGCAGTGACG GCGGTGCGTGCGGATACCAGACCGCCGTCGGGCAGCGGCCCTTCTCGTCGATGATCGCCGCCGGGAGCCCGTCTCTGTTCAAGGGAGGCAAGGGCTGCGGCGCCTGCTACGAG GTTAAATGCGACAGCAACGCGGCGTGCTCCGGCCAGCCGGCCACCGTGGTCATCACCGACGAGTGCCCCGGCGGTGTCTGCCTTGCGGAGGCGGCTCACTTCGACATGAGCGGCACTTCCATGGGCGCCATGGCCAAGCCCGGCATGGCCGACAGGCTTCGCGCCGCCGGCATCCTCAAGATCCAGTACAAGAG GGTGCCGTGCAAGTACAGCGGCGTGAACATCGCCTTCAGGGTGGACCAGGGCTCCAACCCATTCTACTTGGAGGTGCTGGTGGAGTTCgaggacggcgacggcgacctcAGCGCCGTGGACCTGATGGAGGCCGGTTGCGGCACCTGGACGCCGATGGTGCAGAACTGGGGCGCGCTGTGGCGCTACAACTCCAACACCGGCAAGGCGCTCAAGGCGCCCTTCTCGCTCCGCCTCACCTCCGACTCCGGCAAGGTGCTCGTCGCCAACAACGTCATCCCCGCCGGCTGGAACCCCGGCGCAACGTACCGCTCCCTGGTCAACTACTCCTAA